One part of the Humulus lupulus chromosome 9, drHumLupu1.1, whole genome shotgun sequence genome encodes these proteins:
- the LOC133800207 gene encoding uncharacterized protein LOC133800207 produces MNGVSNDAIRLRLFPFYLRDRAKSCLISLQANSIVTWEDLAQKFLAKFKEILRKCPHHGILKWILVHTFYNVLRGNTRTIIDAVVGGALMSKISNEAYEILEEMAMNNYNWPAEQENNKVAGVLEVDPIAMLTTQIASLTKQMQQQNNISSQAMQLQPTPIICERCGGSHHFQQCPATISYLVDDIPLEKFQAISNFPRQPNNNTYTNTYTLAYKNHPNLSWSNNQGHQPQYHPYPPQYPPNRPSYGLNRPFYDTQRPQMPQHQQPPPQMTKLEVSADSLSQFMTKTRSSIRSLEKLVGQLAKLMANRNQRALPSSTVVNPKKQCQAVTLRSGTKRLGLGKTRPTTVTLQLANRSLTHPRATGQALIDVQKGELRLRVQGDEVVFNVFKALKYSRTSDSFFNVNVIEEQLSKRKLIEDPFEMSLISQGVEDCVGTEVIEYWLDDGVIYPISDSSSVSPVQVVPKKGGLTVVKNENNELIPTRTVTGWRICINYRKLNKATRKDHFPLPFVDQMFDRLSSHHLYCFLDGYSGYHQIPIAPEDQEKTTFTCPYGTFAFRRMSFGLCNAPTTFQLCMMSLFSDMVEKSFEIFMDDFLVFGSSFDMCLQNLEKVLKRCEESNLVLNWEKCHFMVSEGIVLGHKILSNGIEVDRAKVSTIENLPPPISVKGVRSFLGLARFYKRFIKDFSKISKPLSALLMNGAQFNFDDACKSAFNTLKEKLITAPIVVPPNWELPFELMCDASDYAVGAVLGQQVDKVFRTIYYASRTLNDAQLNYATTEKEVLAIVFAFDKFRPYLIGNKVIDYTDHSSIKYLMTKKDAKPRLI; encoded by the exons ATGAATGGAGTAAGTAATGATGCAATTCGTTTGAGGCTATTTCCATTTTATTTGAGAGACAGAGCTAAAAGTTGTTTGATTTCGCTGCAAGCCAATTCCATTGTGACATGGGAAGATCTTGCTCAAAAATTTCTTGCTAA GTTTAAAGAGATACTTCGAAAATGTCCACATCATGGTATACTGAAATGGATATTGGTGCACACTTTCTATAATGTACTGAGGGGAAACACAAGGACTATAATAGATGCAGTAGTTGGTGGAGCACTTATGAGCAAAATCTCTAACGAAGCTTATGAGATTTTAgaggagatggccatgaataattataattggccAGCTGAGCAAGAAAATAATAAGGTGGCAGGAGTTCTAGAAGTTGATCCTATTGCTATGCTCACTACTCAAATTGCTTCGCTAACTAAACAAATGCAACAACAAAACAACATTTCATCTCAAGCGATGCAACTACAACCCACTCCTATCATTTGTGAGAGATGTGGAGGCTCTCATCACTTTCAGCAATGTCCAGCGACGATTTCTTATTTAGTAGATGATATTCCACTTGAAAAGTTTCAAGCCATTAGTAATTTCCCAAGGCAACCGAATAACAACACATACACTAACACTTATACTCTAGCGTATAAGAACCATCCGAATTTGTCATGGAGTAATAATCAAGGGCACCAACCACAGTACCATCCATATCCACCTCAATACCCTCCAAATAGACCATCTTATGGGCTAAATCGACCCTTTTATGATACTCAAAGGCCACAAATGCCGCAACATCAACAACCACCACCTCAAATGACTAAACTAGAGGTATCTGCTGATTCATTGAGCCAATTTATGACAAAAACCAGATCTTCTATTCGAAGCTTAGAAAAACTAGTTGGCCAGCTTGCCAAGTTAATGGCAAATCGTAATCAAAGGGCTTTACCTAGTTCAACTGTGGTGAATCCCAAGAAGCAATGTCAAGCTGTCACTTTaaggagtgggactaa aagacttggtttggggaaaactAGACCCACTACGGTTACTTTACAACTGGCCAACCGTTCATTGACACACCCACGAG ccactGGTCAAGccttgatagatgttcaaaaagGAGAGTTGAGGCTAAGAGTGCAGGGTGATGAGGTTGTATTTAATGTGTTCAAGGCTTTGAAGTATTCTAGAACAAGTGATAGTTTTTTTAATGTGAATGTAATTGAGGAACAATTGTCAAAGAGAAAACTTATCGAAGATCCGTTTGAGATGAGCCTTATTTCGCAAGGAGTGGAAGACTGTGTTGGCACTGAGGTCATTGAATAT TGGTTAGATGATGGTGTTATTTATCCAATCTCGGATAGTTCATCGGTAAGCCCAGTACAAGTGGTTCCGAAAAAAGGGGGATTGACAGTAGttaaaaatgagaacaatgagtTAATTCCAACTCGTACTGTGAcggggtggagaatttgtattaATTACCGGAAACTAAATAAGGCCACAAGGAAAGATCACTTCCCATTGCCTTTTGTTGATCAAATGTTCGATAGACTGTCGAGCCATCACTTGTATTGCTTTTTAGATGGGTATTCCGGTTATCACCAAATACCTATTGCTCCCGAAGACCAAGAGAAAACGACTTTTACTTGTCCTTATGGTACGTTTGCTTTTCGTAGAATGtcatttggattatgcaatgctccTACTACTTTTCAGCTATGCATGATGTCACTATTTTCTGATATGGTGGAAAAGAGCTTTGaaatatttatggatgatttcttGGTCTTTGGCTCTTCATTTGATATGTGTCTACAAAATTTGGAAAAAGTGTTAAAAAGATGTGAAGAATCTAATTTGGTCctgaattgggaaaaatgtcactttatggtgagtGAAGGAATTGTTTTGGGCCATAAGATTTTGAGCAATGGCATAGAGGTAGATCGTGCGAAGGTATCAACTATTGAGAACTTGCCTCCTCCAATTTCAGTTAAGGGTGTTCGGAGTTTTCTTGGGCTCGCTAGATTTTATAAGAGATTTATTAAAGATTTCTCCAAGATTTCTAAACCCCTATCTGCACTATTAATGAATGGAGCACAGTTTAATTTTGATGATGCTTGTAAAAGTGCCTTCAATACTTTGAAAGAGAAATTGATCACTGCACCGATTGTAGTACCACCGAATTGGGAACTtccctttgaattgatgtgcgatgcAAGTGATTATGCAGTTGGAGCGGTTCTGGGGCAGCAAGTTGACAAGGTATTCCGaacaatttattatgctagtaggaccttgaatgatgctcaattaaactaTGCAACTACTGAGAAGGAAGTACTTGCAATCGTTTTTGCGTTTGATAAGTTCAGaccatatttaattggtaataaggttATTGACTACACAGACCATTCTTCTATTaagtaccttatgaccaagaaggatgcAAAACCCCGCTTGATTTAA